One window from the genome of uncultured Tateyamaria sp. encodes:
- a CDS encoding peptidylprolyl isomerase, whose product MKKRFFSLPALGLFAALAMPAAAQDADTVVATVNGTDITVGHMIVARASLPQQFQQLPDEVLFTGILDQLINQTLLAQAYDGDLPKRTGLQIENETRSLTAGEELEALFEERLTDDALQAAYDAKYAGATPQEEYNASHILVETEEEAQAIKADLDGGADFAATAREKSTGPSGPNGGQLGWFGTGAMVPSFEAAVIALEVGEVSEPVQTQFGWHVIILNETRTPDAPTLDEVREDLIQEVRDQTVETYVADLTAAAQIDQSGAADVDPSVLSDLTLVD is encoded by the coding sequence ATGAAAAAACGTTTCTTCTCGCTGCCTGCGCTTGGTCTGTTCGCCGCGCTTGCGATGCCTGCCGCAGCACAGGATGCAGACACGGTTGTTGCCACGGTCAACGGCACGGATATCACGGTGGGTCACATGATCGTGGCCCGTGCATCGCTGCCGCAACAGTTTCAGCAATTGCCGGACGAAGTCTTGTTCACGGGCATCCTGGATCAACTGATCAACCAGACCCTTCTGGCACAGGCCTATGACGGCGACTTGCCCAAACGCACCGGCCTTCAGATCGAAAATGAAACCCGGTCTCTGACCGCAGGCGAGGAACTGGAAGCGCTGTTCGAAGAACGGCTGACGGACGACGCGCTTCAGGCTGCGTATGACGCCAAATACGCGGGTGCGACCCCACAGGAAGAATACAACGCCTCTCACATTCTGGTGGAAACCGAAGAAGAGGCGCAAGCGATCAAGGCCGATCTGGACGGCGGTGCCGATTTTGCCGCCACTGCGCGCGAAAAATCTACAGGGCCCTCCGGCCCGAATGGTGGCCAGCTTGGGTGGTTTGGAACTGGCGCCATGGTGCCCAGCTTTGAGGCGGCTGTGATCGCGCTTGAGGTGGGCGAAGTGTCGGAACCGGTTCAAACGCAATTCGGCTGGCACGTCATCATCCTGAACGAAACCCGCACGCCCGACGCCCCCACGCTGGACGAGGTCCGCGAGGACCTGATTCAAGAGGTGCGCGACCAGACCGTCGAAACATATGTGGCGGACCTGACCGCGGCTGCACAGATCGACCAATCTGGCGCGGCCGATGTTGACCCGTCGGTCTTGTCTGATCTTACTCTGGTGGACTGA
- the argJ gene encoding bifunctional glutamate N-acetyltransferase/amino-acid acetyltransferase ArgJ, protein MAGTLPRSPLAPDHFPELPIIDGVTFAAVEAGVRYSGRLDVMLALCAPGTAIAGVFTKSATRSAPVLDCQAKLGGKSDAGAAILVNAGNANAFTGRNGTDAVATVVNRVAEATDLPPNRVFTASTGVIGEPLAHDRITRHLSALVTAQQPGAIADAAAAIMTTDTYPKGATQTVQVNGSDVRISGIAKGSGMIAPDMATMLVYIFTDARMDQAALQSLVSATADRTFNCITVDSDTSTSDSLLVAATGASGVDVTHSDAFADALHAVMLDLAHQVVRDGEGATKFVEIAVTGCVDDAAARTHGLSVANSPLVKTAIAGEDPNWGRVVMAVGKSGAPADRDTLSIWFGDTLVAERGWVSPTYREEDAAAHMKNDHIRIRVDCGMGDGNATIWTCDLTHGYIDINADYRS, encoded by the coding sequence ATGGCCGGCACATTGCCACGGTCCCCCTTGGCGCCTGACCATTTTCCCGAACTCCCGATCATCGACGGCGTCACCTTTGCCGCCGTCGAAGCAGGGGTCAGGTATTCGGGCCGTCTTGATGTGATGCTTGCCCTGTGTGCGCCGGGTACCGCGATTGCGGGCGTATTCACCAAATCTGCGACACGCTCTGCGCCGGTCCTCGATTGCCAGGCCAAGCTGGGTGGCAAAAGTGACGCAGGCGCGGCTATTCTGGTGAATGCGGGCAATGCGAATGCCTTTACCGGACGCAATGGTACGGACGCGGTCGCAACTGTGGTCAACCGGGTCGCCGAGGCCACGGACCTGCCACCGAACAGGGTGTTTACTGCATCGACCGGTGTCATTGGCGAGCCTTTGGCCCATGACAGGATCACCCGGCACCTGTCCGCCCTTGTCACCGCGCAACAACCCGGGGCCATCGCAGACGCCGCTGCGGCCATCATGACCACAGACACCTATCCCAAGGGCGCGACCCAGACGGTTCAGGTGAATGGATCAGATGTACGCATTTCGGGCATCGCAAAAGGCAGCGGTATGATCGCGCCCGACATGGCGACCATGCTTGTCTACATCTTCACCGACGCACGTATGGATCAGGCGGCGCTCCAATCTTTGGTCAGCGCCACGGCTGACCGAACCTTCAACTGCATCACCGTCGACAGCGACACGTCCACATCCGACAGTCTGCTTGTCGCGGCCACAGGGGCAAGCGGTGTTGATGTGACGCACAGCGATGCGTTTGCCGATGCGTTGCACGCTGTGATGCTGGACTTGGCACATCAGGTTGTGCGCGACGGCGAAGGGGCAACCAAGTTTGTCGAGATTGCAGTCACCGGATGCGTCGATGACGCTGCGGCCAGGACACATGGCCTGTCGGTCGCCAACTCGCCACTGGTGAAAACGGCGATTGCGGGCGAAGATCCGAACTGGGGTCGCGTTGTCATGGCGGTCGGGAAATCAGGCGCTCCGGCGGACAGGGACACGCTGTCGATCTGGTTCGGGGACACCTTGGTGGCAGAACGCGGTTGGGTCAGCCCAACATACCGCGAAGAGGATGCCGCCGCGCACATGAAGAATGATCATATCCGCATCCGAGTGGACTGCGGCATGGGTGATGGGAATGCCACCATCTGGACCTGTGATCTGACCCATGGATACATCGACATCAATGCGGATTACCGGTCGTGA
- the mutT gene encoding 8-oxo-dGTP diphosphatase MutT — MKTVLVSAVALIDVDGRVLLAQRPEGKSMAGLWEFPGGKVESGETPEAALIRELEEELGINTWQSCLAPLTFASHSYDTFHLLMPLFACRKWEGTPQSRENQALKWVQPKDLRDYPMPEADIPLIPILRDWL, encoded by the coding sequence GTGAAGACGGTTCTTGTATCTGCCGTTGCTCTGATCGATGTGGATGGGCGTGTATTGCTGGCCCAACGACCAGAAGGCAAATCGATGGCGGGCCTTTGGGAGTTTCCGGGCGGCAAGGTCGAGTCCGGCGAAACCCCCGAGGCAGCGTTGATCCGCGAGTTGGAGGAAGAGCTGGGAATCAACACCTGGCAGTCCTGCCTCGCCCCGTTGACCTTCGCCAGCCACAGCTACGACACCTTTCACCTGTTGATGCCCCTGTTTGCCTGTCGCAAGTGGGAAGGCACGCCGCAATCGCGGGAAAATCAGGCGTTGAAATGGGTACAACCCAAGGATTTGCGGGACTATCCCATGCCCGAGGCGGATATCCCGCTCATCCCCATCCTTCGAGATTGGCTATAG
- the infB gene encoding translation initiation factor IF-2, producing MSDTDGKKTLGLRSGARPGNVKQSFSHGRTKNVVVETKRKRVVVPKPGAAKPAGGAGAAGGDPSKRPAGISDAEMDRRLKAVQAAKAREAEESAKRQAEEKAREAERERRRAEAEAKEAAEREREEALKAKEEEEKRKAAEAAAAAQAAAAAPAEAAKPAQRQAQPAATPRKNDRDRDQRPNNRSRDDGGRRSGKLTLNQALSGGEGGRQRSMAAMKRKQERARQKAMGGSVEREKVVRDVQVPEAIVVSELANRMTEKVGDVVKALMNNGMMVTQNQTIDADTAELIVEEFGHRVQRVSDSDVEDVIKEIVDKDEDLQSRPPVITIMGHVDHGKTSLLDAIRDAKVVAGEAGGITQHIGAYQVKTDGGAVLSFLDTPGHAAFTSMRSRGAQVTDIVVLVVAADDAVMPQTIEAINHAKAAEVPMIVAINKIDKPDATPDKVRTDLLQHEVIVEKMSGDVQDVEVSAITGQGLDELLEAIALQAEILELKANPDRAAQGAVIEAQLDVGRGPVATVLVQTGTLRQGDIFVVGEQYGKVRALINDKGERVKEAGPSVPVEVLGLNGTPEAGDVLNVTETEAQAREIAEYREKAAKDKRAAAGAATTLEQLMANAKADEDVSELPILVKADVQGSAEAIVQAMEKIGNDEVRVRVLHSGVGAITETDVGLAEASGAPIMGFNVRANASARNTANQKGVEIRYYSVIYDLVDDVKAAASGLLSAEIRENFIGYAEIKEVFKVSGVGKVAGCLVTEGVARRSAGVRLLRDNVVIHEGTLKTLKRFKDEVAEVQSGQECGMAFENYDDIRPQDVIEIFEREEITRTLD from the coding sequence ATGAGCGATACTGACGGGAAAAAGACTTTGGGTCTGCGCAGCGGCGCGCGTCCGGGCAATGTGAAACAGAGTTTCAGCCACGGACGGACCAAGAATGTCGTCGTCGAAACCAAGCGCAAGCGCGTCGTGGTGCCGAAACCCGGTGCCGCGAAACCTGCTGGCGGTGCTGGTGCTGCCGGGGGTGACCCCAGCAAGCGCCCGGCCGGTATTTCCGATGCGGAAATGGATCGCCGTCTGAAGGCTGTCCAGGCGGCCAAGGCCCGCGAAGCCGAAGAATCCGCCAAGCGTCAGGCCGAGGAAAAGGCCCGCGAAGCCGAACGCGAGCGCCGCCGGGCCGAAGCCGAAGCCAAAGAGGCCGCCGAGCGGGAACGCGAAGAGGCGCTGAAGGCCAAGGAAGAAGAAGAAAAGCGCAAGGCTGCCGAGGCCGCCGCTGCTGCGCAGGCGGCTGCCGCTGCTCCGGCCGAGGCCGCGAAGCCGGCCCAACGCCAGGCACAGCCAGCTGCAACACCACGGAAAAACGACCGGGACCGGGATCAACGGCCCAACAACCGGAGCCGCGACGACGGCGGTCGCCGGTCCGGCAAGCTAACCCTGAACCAGGCGCTGTCTGGTGGCGAGGGCGGCCGCCAACGGTCCATGGCCGCGATGAAGCGCAAGCAGGAACGTGCCCGGCAGAAAGCCATGGGCGGATCTGTCGAGCGTGAAAAGGTTGTGCGTGACGTGCAGGTCCCCGAGGCCATTGTGGTCAGCGAACTGGCCAACCGCATGACCGAAAAGGTCGGTGACGTCGTCAAGGCACTGATGAACAACGGCATGATGGTCACCCAGAACCAGACCATTGATGCGGACACCGCAGAACTGATTGTCGAAGAATTCGGCCACCGTGTTCAGCGTGTGTCGGATTCCGACGTCGAAGACGTGATCAAAGAGATCGTGGACAAGGACGAGGATCTGCAAAGTCGTCCGCCGGTCATCACCATCATGGGTCACGTTGACCATGGCAAGACGTCGCTGCTGGATGCGATCCGCGATGCCAAGGTTGTCGCAGGCGAAGCGGGCGGTATTACCCAGCATATCGGGGCCTATCAGGTCAAAACCGATGGCGGCGCTGTCCTGTCCTTCCTGGATACTCCCGGTCACGCGGCATTCACGTCGATGCGGTCGCGCGGTGCGCAGGTGACGGACATCGTGGTGCTGGTGGTTGCGGCGGATGACGCCGTGATGCCCCAGACCATCGAGGCCATCAACCACGCCAAAGCCGCAGAAGTGCCGATGATCGTGGCGATCAACAAGATCGACAAACCCGATGCGACGCCTGACAAGGTGCGCACGGACCTGCTGCAACACGAGGTCATCGTCGAGAAGATGTCCGGTGACGTGCAGGATGTCGAAGTGTCGGCCATCACCGGGCAGGGTCTGGATGAACTGCTGGAGGCCATCGCGCTGCAAGCTGAAATCCTGGAACTGAAAGCGAACCCCGATCGTGCCGCCCAGGGCGCTGTGATCGAGGCGCAGCTGGATGTGGGCCGTGGCCCCGTTGCGACCGTTCTGGTTCAGACCGGGACGTTGCGTCAGGGCGATATCTTTGTTGTGGGTGAGCAGTACGGCAAGGTCCGTGCCCTGATCAACGACAAGGGCGAGCGCGTGAAAGAGGCTGGCCCGTCGGTGCCGGTTGAGGTTCTTGGCCTGAACGGCACACCCGAAGCGGGCGACGTGCTGAACGTGACCGAGACCGAGGCGCAGGCGCGCGAGATTGCCGAGTATCGCGAAAAGGCGGCCAAGGACAAACGCGCGGCTGCCGGCGCCGCCACGACACTCGAACAGCTGATGGCGAACGCCAAGGCGGACGAGGACGTGTCCGAGCTGCCCATTCTGGTCAAAGCTGATGTGCAGGGCTCTGCCGAGGCGATTGTTCAGGCGATGGAGAAGATCGGCAATGACGAGGTACGCGTGCGCGTGCTGCACTCCGGCGTTGGTGCAATCACCGAAACCGACGTGGGTCTGGCCGAAGCCTCGGGTGCGCCGATCATGGGCTTTAACGTGCGCGCCAACGCATCGGCCCGGAACACGGCGAACCAGAAGGGTGTCGAGATCCGGTACTATTCGGTCATCTATGACCTTGTGGACGATGTGAAGGCCGCCGCGTCCGGTCTGCTGAGCGCGGAGATTCGCGAGAACTTCATCGGCTATGCCGAAATTAAGGAAGTCTTCAAAGTGTCCGGCGTTGGCAAAGTTGCCGGGTGTCTGGTGACAGAGGGCGTTGCCCGCCGTTCGGCTGGTGTGCGTCTGCTGCGCGACAACGTGGTGATCCACGAAGGCACCTTGAAAACGCTCAAGCGGTTCAAGGATGAGGTGGCCGAGGTCCAGTCGGGTCAGGAATGCGGTATGGCGTTCGAGAACTACGACGATATCCGTCCACAAGACGTGATCGAGATCTTTGAACGCGAAGAGATCACACGCACACTCGACTAA
- a CDS encoding RNA-binding protein, translating into MGRGGASKDRSDGPERKCIATGEVQPKHGLIRFVVGPDAQIVPDIAGKLPGRGIYVAADRAALDKAVQKKLFARGAKQPVQVPDGLVDEVEKQLARRVVDLIALSRKSGSAVAGYEKVKNMLQMEEALVLIQASDGSGRGKSKLSTPHFGTYIGWLTADELGLAFGRQTVIHGALASGGLTQRVVEEANRLRGVRENDDGKGRREG; encoded by the coding sequence ATGGGACGCGGCGGCGCCTCGAAAGATCGGTCGGATGGGCCGGAGCGCAAGTGCATTGCCACGGGCGAGGTGCAACCAAAACATGGGTTGATCCGTTTCGTCGTTGGGCCGGACGCACAGATTGTGCCGGACATCGCGGGCAAACTGCCCGGGCGTGGCATCTATGTTGCGGCGGACCGGGCTGCCCTGGACAAGGCGGTCCAGAAAAAGCTGTTTGCACGGGGGGCCAAGCAACCCGTGCAGGTGCCGGACGGTTTGGTTGACGAGGTTGAAAAGCAGTTGGCGCGGCGGGTCGTTGACCTGATCGCGCTGTCCCGCAAGTCGGGCAGTGCCGTGGCCGGGTACGAGAAGGTCAAGAACATGCTTCAAATGGAAGAGGCATTGGTTCTGATCCAGGCGTCGGACGGTTCGGGCCGTGGCAAGTCCAAGCTGAGTACGCCGCATTTCGGCACGTATATCGGCTGGCTGACAGCGGATGAGTTGGGTTTGGCCTTTGGCCGTCAAACTGTGATACATGGGGCGCTCGCCTCTGGTGGACTCACGCAACGTGTTGTAGAGGAAGCCAACCGTTTACGCGGTGTGCGCGAAAATGACGACGGCAAGGGCCGTCGGGAAGGATAG
- the nusA gene encoding transcription termination factor NusA encodes MAITSANQLELLQTAEAVAREKMIDPALVVEAMEESLARAAKSRYGAEMDIRVSIDRKTGKATFTRVRTVVEDEELENYQAEFTVEQAKQYLDDPKVGDTFVEEVPPVEMGRIAAQSAKQVILQKVREAERDRQFEEFKDRAGTIINALVKREEYGNVIVDVGAGEAILRRNEKIGRESYRPNDRIRCYIKDVRREQRGPQIFLSRTAPEFMAELFKMEVPEIYDGIIDIKAVARDPGSRAKIAVISYDNSIDPVGACVGMRGSRVQAVVNELQGEKIDIIPWNEDQPTFLVNALQPAEVSKVVLDEEAGKIEVVVPEEQLSLAIGRRGQNVRLASQLTNLDIDIMTEAEESARRQAEFEERTKLFMDNLDLDEFFAQLLVSEGFTNLEEVAYVELDELLVIDGVDEGTAEELQARARDVLEAQAKAALDNARSMGAEDSLIEFDGLTPQMIEALAKDDVKTLEDFATCADWELAGGWTTVDGERHKDDGVLEPFDVSLEEAQQLVMTARILLGWVDPAELEAQAEAEEEDGEELTQEAEA; translated from the coding sequence ATGGCCATTACATCTGCAAACCAGCTTGAGCTGTTGCAAACCGCAGAAGCTGTTGCGCGTGAGAAGATGATCGACCCCGCGCTGGTGGTCGAGGCGATGGAAGAATCGCTCGCCCGGGCTGCGAAATCCCGCTACGGCGCGGAAATGGACATTCGTGTCTCTATCGACCGCAAGACCGGAAAGGCGACATTCACCCGTGTCCGCACCGTGGTCGAGGATGAAGAACTGGAGAATTACCAGGCCGAGTTCACCGTCGAGCAGGCCAAGCAATATCTGGACGACCCCAAGGTCGGCGACACCTTTGTCGAGGAAGTCCCGCCGGTCGAGATGGGCCGGATTGCTGCCCAATCCGCCAAGCAGGTGATTCTGCAAAAGGTGCGTGAAGCCGAACGCGACCGTCAGTTCGAAGAGTTCAAGGATCGCGCGGGCACCATCATCAACGCGCTGGTCAAGCGTGAAGAATACGGAAACGTCATCGTGGACGTGGGGGCCGGCGAAGCGATCCTGCGCCGCAATGAAAAGATCGGCCGCGAATCGTATCGCCCGAATGACCGCATCCGCTGCTACATCAAGGATGTGCGCCGCGAACAACGTGGGCCGCAGATTTTCCTGAGCCGCACCGCGCCCGAGTTCATGGCCGAGCTGTTCAAGATGGAAGTGCCCGAGATTTACGACGGTATCATCGACATCAAGGCCGTGGCCCGTGACCCCGGTTCGCGCGCAAAGATTGCCGTGATTTCCTATGACAACTCCATCGACCCGGTGGGGGCTTGCGTTGGTATGCGCGGCAGCCGTGTGCAGGCCGTTGTGAACGAATTGCAGGGCGAAAAGATCGACATCATTCCGTGGAACGAGGATCAGCCGACCTTCCTTGTGAACGCGTTGCAGCCCGCCGAGGTGAGCAAGGTGGTTCTGGACGAGGAAGCGGGCAAGATTGAAGTCGTGGTGCCCGAAGAGCAGCTTTCGTTGGCCATTGGCCGTCGGGGCCAGAACGTACGTCTGGCCAGCCAGTTGACCAACCTTGATATCGACATCATGACCGAGGCTGAGGAATCGGCGCGTCGTCAGGCGGAATTCGAGGAGCGGACCAAGCTGTTCATGGACAATCTGGACCTGGACGAATTCTTTGCCCAGTTGCTGGTGTCCGAAGGGTTCACCAACCTTGAGGAAGTGGCCTATGTCGAGTTGGACGAACTGTTGGTCATCGACGGTGTGGACGAAGGCACCGCCGAAGAATTGCAGGCCCGTGCCCGCGATGTGCTTGAGGCCCAAGCCAAGGCTGCACTGGACAATGCACGGTCGATGGGAGCCGAAGACAGCCTTATTGAATTCGACGGACTGACACCCCAGATGATTGAGGCGCTTGCCAAGGATGACGTCAAAACCCTCGAAGATTTTGCAACGTGCGCGGACTGGGAACTGGCCGGTGGCTGGACAACTGTCGATGGCGAACGTCACAAGGACGATGGTGTTCTGGAACCCTTTGACGTGTCTTTGGAAGAGGCGCAGCAGCTGGTTATGACAGCGCGTATTTTGTTGGGTTGGGTCGATCCTGCCGAGCTTGAGGCGCAGGCCGAAGCCGAAGAAGAAGATGGCGAAGAGCTGACCCAGGAGGCCGAGGCCTGA
- the rimP gene encoding ribosome maturation factor RimP, translated as MTNDLIAKAAIDRRLAEIITPVIEDLGYELVRVRLMSGKETTLQIMADKPEGGIEVDDCGAISTAVSATLDVEDPILDAYTLEVSSPGIDRPLTRLKDFDVFEGYEAKLETDELIDGRRRFKGVLAGVEDDEVLINVAEGTIGLKFEWLSDAKLVLTDELIKEMLRQRKAAGVLNEDDFDEIETTEGSEEDN; from the coding sequence ATGACCAACGACCTGATTGCCAAAGCAGCCATCGACCGTCGCCTGGCCGAGATCATCACACCGGTGATCGAGGATCTGGGATACGAATTGGTGCGCGTGCGACTGATGAGCGGCAAGGAAACGACCCTGCAAATCATGGCCGACAAGCCCGAGGGCGGGATTGAGGTAGACGATTGCGGGGCGATTTCGACCGCCGTGAGTGCGACACTCGATGTCGAGGATCCGATCCTGGATGCCTATACGCTGGAAGTGTCGTCGCCCGGGATTGACCGGCCCCTGACCCGCCTCAAGGATTTCGATGTGTTCGAAGGGTACGAGGCGAAGCTGGAAACCGACGAATTGATCGACGGACGCCGTCGCTTCAAGGGCGTGCTGGCCGGGGTCGAGGATGACGAGGTGCTGATCAACGTGGCCGAGGGCACAATTGGCCTGAAGTTCGAGTGGTTGAGCGATGCCAAGCTTGTTCTGACAGACGAGCTGATCAAGGAAATGCTGCGCCAGCGCAAAGCTGCTGGCGTGTTGAACGAAGATGATTTCGACGAGATAGAGACGACCGAAGGGTCAGAGGAGGACAACTGA
- a CDS encoding ABC transporter substrate-binding protein, translating into MTRIDRRALFASGAAAALLVATGASAMPKRGGRLRAALSPVLFDRAVAATVFDNLTEIAADGTLRGELATEWWSDAEARVWRFTLRDGVTFHDGTQFDASAVSGLPCDVEALDTLTVQVSLSAPNPNLPYLLAQPGFEIRGATGTGLYQVQKLDDGRHFIGTRVPDHWKQGAGWFDSVEFVQFSADQVRGEALRDGLVDVADAVALDDYADPRDFQTLPNAHAATHIASRSVTVPVTVGKSWPLDNLRMAERWWMA; encoded by the coding sequence ATGACCCGGATCGACCGCCGCGCGCTTTTTGCCTCGGGTGCTGCCGCCGCTTTGCTGGTGGCCACGGGCGCATCGGCGATGCCCAAGCGGGGCGGGCGGTTGCGGGCGGCGTTGTCGCCTGTGCTGTTTGACAGGGCGGTGGCCGCGACGGTCTTTGACAACCTGACCGAGATTGCGGCCGATGGCACATTGCGTGGAGAGTTGGCGACTGAATGGTGGTCGGATGCGGAGGCGCGCGTGTGGCGCTTCACGCTGCGCGACGGTGTGACGTTCCATGATGGAACGCAATTTGATGCATCTGCCGTGTCGGGCCTGCCCTGCGACGTTGAGGCGTTGGACACGCTGACGGTTCAGGTTTCGCTGTCCGCTCCGAACCCGAACCTGCCCTACTTGCTGGCCCAACCGGGCTTTGAGATCCGGGGCGCGACCGGCACCGGGTTGTACCAAGTGCAGAAACTGGACGACGGACGGCACTTCATCGGCACCCGTGTCCCGGATCATTGGAAACAAGGTGCCGGTTGGTTCGATTCGGTCGAGTTTGTGCAGTTCAGTGCCGATCAGGTGCGCGGCGAAGCATTGCGCGACGGGCTGGTCGATGTGGCGGATGCCGTCGCGTTGGACGACTATGCCGACCCGCGCGATTTCCAGACCTTGCCCAACGCCCATGCCGCCACGCATATCGCCAGCCGGTCCGTGACGGTGCCCGTGACTGTCGGCAAATCCTGGCCCCTGGACAACCTGCGCATGGCAGAACGGTGGTGGATGGCCTGA
- the pip gene encoding prolyl aminopeptidase — translation MDKHSDQKRAVQYLYPPTDPFDQRMLDVGQGHRIYVEQCGNPDGVPVVVLHGGPGGGCSPAMRRYFDPEHYRVILFDQRGCGRSRPHASVMNNTTWHLVDDIELIRKTLDIDAWIVFGGSWGATLALIYAEAHPARVRNLVLRGVFLMTQAELDWFYGGGAGKFWPEVWARFEGLIPEDERGDLIGAYHRRLFSGDVAMETRFARAWSSWENALASIHSSGAGGEAPGDYARAFARLENHYFTNAGFLEFDGQILAHAGRIKHIPGTIVQGRYDMICPPDSAYALSQAWPMGELKMVRNAGHALSEPGISAELVRTMDRIAGK, via the coding sequence ATGGACAAACACAGTGATCAAAAGCGCGCGGTGCAATATCTGTATCCGCCCACCGATCCCTTCGATCAGCGGATGCTGGACGTGGGACAGGGTCACCGTATTTATGTAGAGCAGTGTGGCAATCCGGACGGCGTGCCTGTCGTGGTGCTGCATGGCGGACCCGGCGGCGGGTGCAGCCCGGCGATGCGCCGATACTTCGATCCCGAGCATTACCGCGTAATATTGTTTGATCAACGCGGCTGCGGTCGGTCCCGTCCGCATGCGTCCGTCATGAACAACACGACATGGCATCTGGTCGACGATATCGAGCTGATCCGCAAGACGTTGGATATTGATGCGTGGATTGTTTTTGGCGGGTCATGGGGGGCCACGCTGGCCCTGATCTATGCCGAGGCGCACCCGGCCCGTGTCCGCAACCTGGTTCTGCGGGGCGTGTTCCTGATGACGCAGGCCGAGCTTGATTGGTTCTATGGCGGTGGCGCTGGCAAGTTCTGGCCCGAGGTGTGGGCCCGGTTCGAAGGGTTGATCCCGGAAGATGAGCGTGGCGATCTGATAGGCGCGTACCACCGGCGTCTCTTTTCCGGAGATGTCGCGATGGAAACGCGGTTTGCGCGCGCCTGGTCGTCCTGGGAAAACGCCTTGGCATCGATCCACTCTTCCGGTGCTGGAGGAGAGGCGCCCGGGGACTATGCCCGTGCCTTTGCCCGGCTTGAAAACCATTATTTCACCAATGCGGGTTTTTTGGAGTTTGACGGTCAGATCCTGGCCCATGCGGGCCGGATCAAGCATATCCCGGGCACGATTGTGCAGGGCCGTTACGATATGATTTGCCCACCCGACAGCGCCTATGCCCTGTCGCAGGCGTGGCCGATGGGCGAGTTGAAAATGGTCCGCAATGCCGGTCATGCCTTGTCTGAGCCGGGAATTTCGGCTGAACTGGTGCGCACCATGGACAGGATCGCAGGAAAATGA
- the ubiG gene encoding bifunctional 2-polyprenyl-6-hydroxyphenol methylase/3-demethylubiquinol 3-O-methyltransferase UbiG has translation MQTHQTTVDPSEIAKFEAMAAEWWDPNGKFKPLHMLNPCRLDYITSQIAAEFDRDLTGPEAFKGLRILDIGCGGGLLAEPMARLGADVVGADAAERNIPVAQVHAEHSGLTIDYRHTTAEEMAAAGEQFDVVLNMEVVEHVADPLSYLTACRQLLKPGGLHVCSTINRNPKSYLMAIIGAEHVMRWLPKGTHEWSKFITPDELFDLMRNAGLDPVDRKGFVFNPLTWAWKLSDTDLSVNYVTASLNPA, from the coding sequence ATGCAAACGCATCAAACCACCGTTGACCCATCGGAAATCGCGAAATTTGAAGCGATGGCAGCGGAATGGTGGGACCCGAACGGGAAATTCAAGCCGCTGCACATGCTGAACCCATGTCGATTGGACTATATCACCAGCCAGATCGCCGCCGAGTTCGACAGGGATCTGACGGGGCCCGAAGCGTTCAAGGGCCTGCGCATTCTGGACATTGGATGCGGCGGCGGATTGCTTGCCGAACCCATGGCGCGCCTTGGTGCCGACGTGGTCGGGGCCGATGCCGCTGAACGGAACATCCCGGTGGCACAGGTCCATGCCGAACACTCCGGCCTCACCATCGATTACCGCCACACCACGGCCGAGGAGATGGCCGCAGCGGGCGAACAGTTCGATGTGGTTTTGAACATGGAAGTGGTCGAACACGTCGCCGATCCGCTCAGCTATCTGACGGCATGCCGGCAATTGCTGAAACCCGGCGGTCTGCACGTGTGTTCGACCATCAACCGAAACCCCAAATCCTACTTGATGGCGATCATCGGGGCCGAACACGTGATGCGCTGGCTGCCCAAGGGCACGCATGAATGGTCCAAGTTCATCACGCCTGATGAACTCTTTGACCTGATGCGCAATGCGGGCCTCGACCCTGTGGATCGAAAGGGGTTCGTGTTCAATCCGCTGACATGGGCATGGAAACTGTCGGACACGGACCTGAGCGTGAACTACGTCACGGCGTCTCTGAATCCGGCTTAG